One stretch of Streptomyces agglomeratus DNA includes these proteins:
- a CDS encoding serine/threonine-protein kinase, producing MARKIGSRYTAHQILGRGSAGTVWLGEGPEGPVAIKLLRQDLASDQELVGRFVQERTALLGLDHPRVVAVRDLVVDGNDLALVMDLVRGTDLRTRLDRERRLAPEAAVAIAADVADGLAAAHAAGVVHRDVKPENILLDMEGPLGPGGAHPALLTDFGVAKLIDTPRRTRATKIIGTPDYLAPEIVEGLPPRAAVDIYALATVLYELLAGFTPFGGGHPGAVLRRHVTETVVPLPGIPEELWQLLVQCLAKAPASRLRASELSARLRDQLPLLAGMPPLDVDEPGAEDEEAEYPAYPSYDETQQAAADAPRRRGAVPLVPGSAPDSNRDTHTSMRVPGPDELAGGAHGTARAPRAPGQRRPGSARNKPEAVRRRRLVLGGAAVLVAAAIGVGGWLAATGEGQEPAPQDTEQSAPSQP from the coding sequence TTGGCACGGAAAATCGGCAGCCGGTACACGGCCCACCAGATCCTGGGGCGGGGCAGTGCCGGCACGGTGTGGCTCGGTGAGGGACCCGAGGGGCCCGTCGCCATCAAGCTCCTGCGCCAGGACCTCGCGTCCGACCAGGAGCTCGTCGGACGCTTCGTCCAGGAGCGCACCGCGCTGCTCGGACTCGACCACCCCCGCGTCGTCGCCGTGCGCGATCTCGTCGTGGACGGCAACGACCTCGCGCTCGTGATGGATCTCGTCCGGGGTACGGATCTGCGCACGCGGCTCGACCGCGAGCGGCGCCTGGCGCCCGAGGCGGCCGTCGCGATCGCCGCCGACGTCGCCGACGGGCTCGCCGCCGCGCACGCGGCCGGTGTCGTGCACCGCGACGTGAAGCCCGAGAACATCCTGCTGGACATGGAGGGGCCGCTCGGCCCCGGCGGCGCGCACCCCGCGCTGCTGACCGACTTCGGCGTCGCCAAGCTCATCGACACCCCGCGCCGCACCCGTGCGACGAAGATCATCGGTACGCCCGACTACCTCGCCCCCGAGATCGTCGAGGGCCTGCCGCCCCGCGCCGCCGTCGACATCTACGCCCTGGCGACCGTCCTGTACGAGCTGCTCGCCGGCTTCACCCCCTTCGGCGGCGGCCACCCCGGCGCCGTACTGCGCCGCCATGTCACCGAGACGGTCGTGCCGCTGCCCGGCATCCCCGAGGAGCTGTGGCAGCTCCTCGTCCAGTGCCTGGCCAAGGCCCCGGCCTCCCGGCTGCGTGCCTCCGAGCTCTCCGCCCGGCTGCGCGACCAGCTCCCGCTCCTGGCGGGAATGCCGCCGCTGGACGTGGACGAGCCGGGCGCCGAGGACGAGGAGGCGGAGTACCCGGCGTACCCGTCGTACGACGAAACCCAGCAGGCCGCGGCCGACGCGCCGCGCCGCCGCGGCGCCGTACCCCTGGTGCCGGGCTCCGCCCCCGACTCCAACCGCGACACCCACACGAGCATGCGCGTCCCCGGCCCCGACGAGCTGGCCGGCGGCGCACACGGCACGGCGCGCGCCCCCCGGGCCCCGGGCCAGCGCCGCCCCGGCTCGGCCCGGAACAAGCCGGAGGCCGTGCGCAGGCGGCGCCTGGTCCTCGGCGGCGCCGCCGTCCTGGTGGCCGCCGCGATAGGAGTGGGCGGCTGGCTGGCGGCGACGGGGGAGGGGCAGGAGCCGGCCCCGCAGGACACGGAGCAGTCCGCTCCCTCCCAGCCGTAG
- the prfB gene encoding peptide chain release factor 2: MAVVDVSEELKSLSSTMGSIEAVLDLDRMRADIAVLEEQAAAPSLWDDPEAAQKITSKLSHLQAELRKTEALRSRIDDLSVLFELAEMEDDADTLVEAEAELISVRKALDEMEVRTLLSGKYDEREALVNIRAEAGGVDASDFAERLMRMYLRWAERHNYATEVYETSYAEEAGIKSATFVVKAPYAYGTLSVEQGTHRLVRISPFDNQGRRQTSFAGVEVLPVVEKTDHIEIDESELRVDVYRASGPGGQGVNTTDSAVRLTHVPTGIVVSCQNERSQIQNKASAMNVLQAKLLERRRQEEQALMDSLKGDGGNSWGNQMRSYVLHPYQMVKDLRTEFEVGNPQAVLDGEIDGFLEAGIRWRKQQEK; this comes from the coding sequence GTGGCAGTCGTCGATGTATCCGAAGAGCTCAAGTCCCTCTCCTCGACCATGGGGTCGATCGAGGCCGTCCTGGACCTCGACAGGATGAGGGCCGATATCGCCGTGCTCGAGGAGCAGGCCGCGGCCCCGTCCCTGTGGGACGACCCGGAGGCCGCGCAGAAGATCACGAGCAAGCTCTCCCACCTCCAGGCCGAGCTGCGCAAGACCGAGGCGCTCCGGAGCCGCATCGACGATCTCTCGGTGCTCTTCGAGCTCGCCGAGATGGAGGACGACGCCGACACCCTCGTGGAGGCGGAGGCCGAGCTGATCTCCGTCCGCAAGGCGCTTGACGAGATGGAAGTACGGACGCTCCTGTCCGGCAAGTACGACGAGCGCGAGGCTCTCGTCAACATCCGCGCCGAGGCCGGTGGCGTCGACGCGTCCGACTTCGCCGAGCGGCTGATGCGCATGTACCTGCGCTGGGCCGAGCGCCACAACTACGCCACCGAGGTCTACGAGACGTCGTACGCGGAAGAGGCCGGCATCAAGTCCGCCACCTTCGTGGTCAAGGCGCCGTACGCCTACGGAACGCTCTCCGTGGAGCAGGGCACGCACCGCCTGGTCCGGATCTCCCCCTTCGACAACCAGGGCCGCCGCCAGACGTCCTTCGCGGGCGTCGAGGTGCTGCCGGTGGTCGAGAAGACCGACCACATCGAGATCGACGAGTCCGAGCTGCGGGTCGACGTCTACCGCGCGTCCGGTCCCGGTGGTCAGGGCGTGAACACGACCGACTCCGCCGTCCGTCTGACGCACGTTCCGACCGGCATCGTCGTCTCCTGCCAGAACGAGCGCTCCCAGATCCAGAACAAGGCGAGCGCCATGAACGTCCTCCAGGCGAAGCTCCTCGAGCGCCGCCGCCAGGAGGAGCAGGCGCTGATGGACTCGCTCAAGGGCGACGGCGGCAACTCCTGGGGCAACCAGATGCGTTCGTACGTCCTGCACCCGTACCAGATGGTCAAGGACCTGCGTACGGAGTTCGAGGTCGGCAATCCGCAGGCGGTGCTCGACGGCGAGATCGACGGCTTCCTGGAAGCCGGTATTCGCTGGCGCAAGCAGCAGGAGAAGTAA
- the ftsE gene encoding cell division ATP-binding protein FtsE, with protein sequence MIRFDNVSKTYPKQSRPALRDVSLEVEKGEFVFLVGSSGSGKSTFLRLLLREERASHGQVHVLGKDLARLSNWKVPQMRRQLGTVFQDFRLLPNKTVGENVAFAQEVIGKSRGEIRKSVPQVLDLVGLGGKEDRMPGELSGGEQQRVAIARAFVNRPMLLIADEPTGNLDPQTSVGIMKLLDRINRTGTTVVMATHDQQIVDQMRKRVIELEGGRLVRDQSRGVYGYQH encoded by the coding sequence GTGATCCGATTCGACAACGTCTCCAAGACCTACCCGAAGCAGAGCCGCCCCGCCCTCAGGGATGTTTCCCTGGAGGTAGAGAAGGGCGAATTCGTCTTCCTCGTGGGCTCTTCCGGCTCCGGTAAGTCAACCTTCCTGCGGCTGCTGCTGCGTGAGGAGCGCGCCAGCCACGGCCAGGTGCACGTCCTGGGCAAGGACCTCGCGCGCCTGTCCAACTGGAAGGTGCCGCAGATGCGGCGCCAGCTCGGCACCGTCTTCCAGGACTTCCGCCTTCTCCCCAACAAGACCGTCGGGGAGAACGTCGCGTTCGCGCAGGAAGTCATCGGCAAGTCGCGTGGAGAGATCCGCAAGTCCGTGCCCCAGGTCCTCGATCTCGTCGGCCTCGGCGGCAAGGAGGACCGGATGCCCGGTGAGCTCTCCGGTGGTGAGCAGCAGCGCGTGGCGATCGCGAGGGCGTTCGTCAACCGCCCGATGCTGCTGATCGCGGACGAGCCGACCGGAAACCTCGACCCGCAGACCTCCGTCGGCATCATGAAGCTGCTGGACCGCATCAACCGCACCGGCACCACTGTGGTGATGGCGACCCACGACCAGCAGATCGTCGACCAGATGCGCAAGCGCGTCATCGAACTCGAGGGTGGCCGCCTCGTGCGCGACCAGTCTCGCGGCGTCTACGGCTACCAGCACTGA
- the ftsX gene encoding permease-like cell division protein FtsX produces MRAQFVLSEIGVGLRRNLTMTFAVVISVALSLALFGGALLMREQVSTMKGYWYDKVNVSIFFCNKNDAETIPKCAKGAVTAEQKKQVYADLDKMDIVKKIDYESADQAFKHYKEQFGDSSMADTITPDQMQESYRVKLKDPEKYKVVATAFAGRDGVQSVQDQRGILDNLFELMNGMNVAALCVMALMLVIALMLIVNTVRVSAFSRRRETGIMRLVGASSFYIQMPFIMEAAFAGLIGGVAACGMLLVGRYFLIDHGLALSEKLTLVNFIGWDAVLAKLPLVIAIGLLMPALAGFVALRKYLKV; encoded by the coding sequence ATGCGCGCCCAGTTCGTCCTGTCGGAGATCGGCGTCGGTCTCCGCCGGAACCTCACCATGACCTTCGCGGTGGTCATCTCCGTCGCTCTCTCCCTCGCGCTCTTCGGCGGGGCGCTGCTCATGCGCGAGCAGGTGAGCACGATGAAGGGCTACTGGTACGACAAGGTCAACGTCTCCATCTTCTTCTGCAACAAGAACGACGCGGAGACCATCCCCAAGTGCGCCAAGGGGGCGGTCACCGCCGAGCAGAAGAAGCAGGTCTACGCCGACCTCGACAAGATGGACATCGTCAAGAAGATCGATTACGAGTCGGCAGACCAGGCGTTCAAGCACTACAAGGAGCAGTTCGGGGACTCCTCGATGGCCGACACCATCACCCCGGACCAGATGCAGGAGTCGTACCGGGTCAAGCTCAAGGACCCGGAGAAGTACAAGGTGGTGGCGACCGCGTTCGCCGGCCGGGACGGCGTGCAGTCGGTCCAGGACCAACGCGGCATCCTCGACAACCTCTTCGAGCTGATGAACGGCATGAACGTGGCCGCGCTCTGCGTGATGGCCCTGATGCTCGTCATCGCGCTGATGCTGATCGTCAACACCGTGCGCGTCTCCGCCTTCAGCCGTCGGCGTGAGACCGGCATCATGCGGCTCGTCGGCGCGTCCAGCTTCTACATCCAGATGCCGTTCATCATGGAGGCCGCGTTCGCCGGCCTGATCGGCGGCGTGGCGGCCTGCGGAATGCTGCTCGTGGGACGGTACTTCCTCATCGACCACGGCCTGGCGCTGTCCGAGAAGCTGACCCTCGTGAACTTCATCGGCTGGGACGCGGTGCTGGCCAAGCTGCCGCTGGTGATCGCGATCGGCCTGCTGATGCCGGCGCTCGCGGGCTTCGTGGCGCTGCGCAAGTACCTCAAGGTGTGA